From one uncultured Paludibacter sp. genomic stretch:
- a CDS encoding conserved exported hypothetical protein (Evidence 4 : Unknown function but conserved in other organisms) codes for MKKLFFAIIALYWLICFPTNAQTGIFYSTDKEISNSLINNIYQDKRNYVWIATEDGLNKFDGVKFTVYKNNPENQSTLKNNYVRCLFEDSKNRFWIGCIDGLSLFERTTNKFSEIKLYSAGKIIHPHITSIIESTDGAIWISTSGEGVLKMSSRKDSIFFEADTRLNARLPSLHLMFIFQDSYQQFWIGSENHGLCMYDNKTGSFHLFDVKKNNIGNNQISTITEDSQGNIFVGASSGGFFKLNKETWRFDIIPYIASMQLPINSLLIDNQKQLLIGTDGFGLKKYNYTLNKIEDYPINSSIFDFSKVKVHSILQDRAGNLWIGLFQKGVFLLRNNPYKFNYLGNKYHNQNLIGSSCITAIYKDKNNTLWIGTDNDGLYELDKNKQTHHFSHSNSPNSVSGTIMSILETSNGEMWLGSFLHGLSLFNKNTGTCTYFNEKPANLANSTFDNKINCMITDENSNIWIGTHGGGLYVFDTKTHKYIKHYEFPTITNNWINCIYKDAQGLIWVGTHKGYSIIDRSKNRIYNYTENKKVVPSRIIYSITQDRKGNIWLGTTEGLSRYDKKKNIAKIFTTKDGLSENVICGIVEDAIGNIWVSTHSGLSKYNVKNNTFTNYYSSDGLQGNEFSKGAFFRTQSDEIFFGGISGITSFYPSQIEDVKTPFKLYITALNIGDREIFNGENKKKSNRFISDLDTIFLDYKDNIFNLEFSTFNFGVAEQIRYRYKMEGLNKXWINTSPGLNRIHFTNIKYGTYKLKVIASLRDVDSEVKETVIIISPPWYLSRLSIIVYFLLGFLLIYGVAKYTLDRIRYRHEMIVRQHKEQLNEAKLQYFINISHEIRTPMSLIISPLEKLIPGEKDPQKQYLYLVMQRNAKRILRLINQLMDVRKIEKGQMVLSYRETDIVGFIDDLMQTFEYTAKKRNIYFQFIHQEPKLXVWIDVSNFXKVMMNVLSNAFKFTPENGKITVHLNTGTDLSSPNEFLQHYFEIVVSDSGIGIEEANLENIFNRFYQEENSYTKSQTGTGIGLHLSRSLVELLQGIIFARNKDNESGCEFVIRLPLGNKHLNKEEVALEQIKEVTPIEXLTPEDTADENIILDDTKTEDEKIKSKTKYKVVIVEDDNEIREYLKKELSQIVRVKEFQNGKDALSYILNEKPDLVLSDIMMPEMDGTTLCKRIKSNSNVNHIPVILLTAKSTDIDKTEGFESGADAYVVKPFNIDLLITQIIGLIKNRQRVDVKPLEEESNKALITPLPLKSSDQILLEKVLKLINENISNSDLNVEFLSNNIGMSRVHMYRKIKQLTNQSTHDFIKTIRMRKAAELFSGKKINISEVAYALGFSNLSHFSNSFKDFYGISPKEYAEKHRIETEE; via the coding sequence ATGAAAAAACTTTTTTTTGCAATAATTGCTCTCTATTGGTTAATTTGTTTCCCAACAAATGCTCAAACCGGAATTTTTTACTCTACCGATAAAGAAATCTCCAATAGTCTTATCAATAATATTTATCAGGATAAAAGAAATTATGTTTGGATTGCAACCGAAGACGGACTGAATAAATTTGACGGAGTAAAATTTACGGTTTATAAAAATAATCCCGAAAACCAAAGCACCTTAAAGAATAACTACGTAAGATGTCTATTTGAAGATTCAAAAAATAGATTTTGGATTGGTTGTATTGATGGACTTTCATTATTTGAGCGTACAACTAATAAATTTTCCGAAATAAAATTATATTCTGCGGGTAAAATTATCCATCCTCACATTACTTCTATCATAGAAAGCACAGATGGCGCCATTTGGATAAGCACTTCAGGCGAAGGTGTTCTTAAAATGTCTTCAAGAAAAGATTCTATTTTTTTTGAAGCAGATACCAGACTTAATGCCAGACTTCCCAGTTTACATTTAATGTTCATTTTTCAGGATAGCTACCAACAATTTTGGATTGGCTCAGAAAATCACGGTTTGTGTATGTATGACAATAAAACCGGTTCCTTTCATTTATTTGACGTGAAAAAAAATAATATAGGGAATAATCAAATCTCAACAATAACAGAAGATAGTCAAGGAAATATCTTTGTGGGAGCTTCATCCGGCGGATTTTTTAAACTAAATAAAGAAACTTGGCGATTTGATATTATACCTTACATTGCTTCTATGCAACTACCGATAAATAGTTTATTAATTGATAACCAAAAACAATTATTGATAGGTACAGACGGTTTTGGGCTGAAAAAATACAATTACACCTTAAATAAAATTGAAGATTATCCTATTAATTCTTCTATTTTTGATTTTTCCAAAGTGAAAGTTCATTCCATTTTACAGGATAGAGCCGGAAATTTATGGATTGGACTTTTTCAAAAAGGAGTTTTTTTATTGCGTAATAATCCCTATAAATTTAATTATCTGGGGAATAAATATCACAATCAAAATCTTATAGGTTCAAGCTGTATTACAGCTATTTACAAAGATAAAAACAACACTCTGTGGATTGGAACCGATAACGATGGCTTATATGAGTTGGATAAGAACAAACAAACCCATCATTTTTCCCACTCAAACTCTCCTAACTCTGTGTCAGGCACTATTATGTCTATTTTGGAAACTTCCAACGGAGAAATGTGGCTTGGTTCATTTCTGCATGGTTTGTCGTTATTCAATAAAAATACCGGAACTTGTACTTATTTTAACGAAAAACCCGCTAATTTAGCCAACAGCACTTTCGACAATAAAATTAATTGCATGATAACGGATGAAAACAGTAACATCTGGATAGGAACACATGGAGGCGGATTGTATGTTTTTGACACAAAAACACATAAATATATTAAACATTACGAATTTCCCACCATCACAAACAATTGGATTAATTGCATTTATAAAGACGCGCAAGGATTAATTTGGGTGGGAACTCATAAAGGATATTCCATCATAGACAGAAGTAAAAATAGGATTTATAATTATACTGAAAATAAAAAAGTTGTTCCAAGTCGTATTATTTATTCAATTACACAAGATAGAAAAGGGAATATTTGGCTTGGGACTACCGAAGGATTATCAAGATACGATAAGAAAAAAAATATTGCCAAAATATTTACCACAAAAGATGGATTGTCAGAAAATGTAATATGTGGTATTGTGGAAGATGCAATAGGTAATATATGGGTAAGCACACATAGTGGATTATCAAAATACAATGTAAAAAACAACACTTTTACAAATTATTACAGTTCAGACGGATTGCAGGGAAACGAATTTTCTAAAGGGGCTTTTTTCCGAACCCAGTCAGACGAAATTTTCTTTGGCGGTATCAGTGGAATAACTTCCTTTTATCCGTCACAAATTGAGGACGTAAAAACACCTTTTAAATTATACATCACAGCATTGAATATAGGCGATAGAGAAATATTCAACGGAGAAAACAAGAAAAAATCCAATCGGTTTATATCAGACCTAGATACAATATTCTTAGATTACAAAGACAATATTTTTAATTTGGAATTTTCAACCTTTAATTTTGGAGTTGCGGAACAAATACGCTACCGTTATAAAATGGAAGGTTTAAACAAAGNTTGGATAAACACCAGCCCCGGACTTAATAGAATTCACTTCACCAACATCAAATACGGAACTTATAAACTAAAAGTAATAGCTTCATTACGCGACGTAGATTCTGAAGTTAAGGAAACCGTAATTATAATATCGCCTCCTTGGTATCTTTCTCGTTTGTCAATTATTGTTTATTTCCTTTTAGGATTTCTATTAATTTACGGGGTTGCTAAGTACACGCTGGACAGAATAAGATACCGCCATGAAATGATTGTCAGACAACATAAAGAGCAATTAAACGAAGCCAAACTTCAGTATTTCATAAATATATCACATGAAATCAGAACGCCTATGAGTTTAATTATAAGCCCATTAGAAAAACTGATTCCGGGAGAAAAAGATCCTCAAAAGCAATATCTTTATCTGGTTATGCAAAGAAACGCAAAACGTATTTTACGTTTAATTAATCAGTTAATGGACGTTCGTAAAATTGAAAAAGGACAAATGGTTTTGAGCTATCGAGAAACAGATATTGTCGGTTTTATTGATGATTTGATGCAAACTTTTGAATATACTGCAAAAAAACGAAATATATACTTCCAGTTTATACACCAAGAACCGAAATTAAANGTGTGGATTGACGTAAGCAATTTTGANAAAGTAATGATGAACGTACTTTCAAATGCCTTTAAATTTACACCTGAAAACGGAAAAATAACGGTACATCTTAACACTGGGACGGACTTATCTTCTCCTAATGAATTTTTACAGCATTATTTTGAAATTGTTGTATCAGACTCAGGCATAGGAATTGAAGAAGCTAATCTTGAAAATATATTTAATCGTTTCTACCAAGAAGAAAACAGTTACACAAAATCGCAAACAGGTACAGGTATTGGGCTTCATTTATCCCGTTCACTTGTTGAGTTATTACAAGGAATCATATTTGCAAGAAACAAAGACAATGAATCAGGCTGCGAGTTTGTTATTCGCTTGCCTTTAGGAAACAAGCATTTAAATAAAGAAGAAGTAGCTTTGGAACAAATAAAGGAAGTAACTCCTATCGAAAANCTTACTCCGGAAGATACAGCTGATGAAAACATAATACTTGATGACACAAAAACCGAAGATGAAAAAATTAAATCGAAAACAAAATACAAGGTTGTAATCGTTGAAGATGATAATGAAATACGCGAATATCTCAAAAAAGAACTGTCGCAAATTGTACGAGTAAAAGAATTTCAAAACGGCAAAGATGCGTTGAGTTACATTTTGAACGAAAAACCCGACTTGGTTTTAAGTGATATAATGATGCCCGAAATGGACGGAACAACCTTATGCAAACGNATAAAATCCAATTCAAACGTAAATCATATACCGGTAATTCTTTTAACTGCAAAAAGTACCGATATAGATAAAACCGAAGGTTTTGAATCGGGCGCCGATGCGTATGTTGTTAAACCATTCAACATTGATTTATTAATTACACAAATAATCGGTTTGATTAAAAATAGACAGCGGGTAGATGTTAAACCTTTGGAAGAAGAATCAAATAAAGCACTTATAACTCCGCTACCACTTAAATCTTCCGATCAGATTTTACTGGAAAAAGTGTTGAAATTAATTAATGAAAACATCTCAAACAGCGATTTGAATGTGGAATTCTTATCAAACAACATAGGAATGAGCAGAGTACACATGTATAGAAAAATAAAACAGCTCACTAATCAATCTACTCACGATTTTATTAAAACAATACGGATGAGAAAAGCAGCGGAACTTTTTTCCGGCAAAAAAATAAATATATCGGAAGTAGCGTACGCTTTGGGATTTTCAAATCTTTCTCATTTTTCAAACTCGTTCAAAGACTTTTATGGGATTTCGCCCAAAGAATATGCAGAAAAACACAGAATTGAAACAGAAGAATAA
- a CDS encoding conserved hypothetical protein (Evidence 4 : Unknown function but conserved in other organisms) — protein sequence MKIKNILQMFFVLFITYNINAQSNAYFYYFEYKGKDELFNQQIDSKNYFFNPIISGFYPDPSICKKGNTFYLVHSSFSFFPGIPIFKSKDLVNWQQIGHVLDRPSQLKLDGIRISGGIYAPSIDYNVCDDTFYLITTLVDGGGNFIVKTKNPEKGWSDPVFIPTVGGIDPSLFFDDDGKTYIVHNDAPEGTPEYEGHRALWLHQFDIKTNKTFGERKMIVDGGVDKSKKPIWIEGPHLYKKNGKYLLIAAEGGTSVNHSQVAFISENVFGPYMPYKNNPILTQRDLPEIRENKITSVGHADIIEDNGGKTWAVFLGCRPYKDNYYNTGRETFLLPVKWDNDFPVILDKNKPLPIVVKKSNKKNKDDILSGNFTWRDEFNQNKLDYNWIQIRTPYTKWYKLSKGKLVIEPKENSIYDIGAEPSFLGRRQQHTTFSVETEFSFEPSTPDEMAGLVCYQNEKYNFFFGKTIENGKNIIVVDRTENTTSRVVQMQIPETTYNNDKIKLKIEGQKDLYSFYVSFDNITWIAIAKDVDATNISTQSAGGFVGTLIGLYAKKK from the coding sequence ATGAAAATTAAAAACATACTTCAAATGTTTTTTGTGCTTTTTATTACATATAATATAAATGCTCAATCAAATGCATATTTCTATTATTTTGAATACAAAGGCAAAGATGAATTATTTAATCAACAAATCGATTCAAAAAACTACTTTTTTAATCCTATCATCAGTGGTTTTTATCCTGACCCCAGTATTTGTAAAAAAGGGAATACATTCTATTTAGTACACTCCAGTTTTTCTTTTTTCCCGGGAATTCCTATATTTAAAAGTAAAGATTTAGTTAATTGGCAGCAAATAGGACATGTGTTAGATCGCCCTTCACAATTAAAGTTAGACGGTATACGAATTTCCGGAGGAATTTATGCACCTTCTATTGATTATAATGTATGTGATGATACATTTTATTTAATTACAACTTTGGTAGATGGTGGCGGAAACTTTATTGTGAAAACTAAAAACCCTGAAAAGGGATGGTCTGATCCTGTTTTTATTCCAACAGTTGGCGGCATTGACCCTTCCTTGTTTTTTGATGACGATGGAAAAACCTACATTGTTCATAACGATGCTCCTGAAGGAACACCAGAATATGAAGGACACAGAGCGCTATGGCTTCATCAGTTTGACATAAAGACAAATAAAACCTTTGGTGAGCGAAAGATGATTGTAGATGGAGGAGTTGATAAATCTAAAAAGCCGATATGGATCGAAGGACCTCATTTATATAAAAAGAATGGTAAATATCTTTTAATTGCAGCAGAAGGCGGTACTTCTGTAAATCATTCACAAGTAGCATTTATAAGCGAAAATGTGTTTGGTCCTTATATGCCATATAAAAATAATCCTATTTTAACCCAAAGAGATTTGCCCGAAATAAGAGAAAATAAAATTACAAGCGTAGGTCATGCTGATATTATTGAAGATAACGGCGGAAAAACCTGGGCGGTATTTTTAGGTTGTCGTCCATACAAGGATAATTATTACAATACAGGTAGAGAAACATTTTTATTACCTGTAAAATGGGATAATGATTTTCCTGTAATATTGGATAAGAATAAACCGCTTCCAATTGTAGTAAAAAAATCAAATAAAAAAAATAAAGACGATATTTTGTCCGGTAATTTCACTTGGCGTGATGAATTTAATCAAAACAAATTGGATTATAACTGGATTCAAATTCGCACACCTTATACAAAATGGTATAAATTATCTAAAGGAAAACTTGTAATTGAACCAAAAGAAAATAGTATATATGACATTGGAGCGGAACCTTCTTTTTTAGGAAGAAGACAACAGCATACCACTTTTTCTGTGGAAACAGAATTTTCATTTGAACCTTCCACGCCGGATGAAATGGCAGGGCTCGTTTGTTATCAAAACGAAAAATATAATTTCTTTTTTGGTAAAACCATCGAAAATGGAAAGAATATTATTGTCGTGGACAGAACTGAAAACACAACTTCTCGTGTTGTTCAAATGCAAATCCCGGAAACAACTTATAATAATGACAAAATCAAGTTGAAAATTGAAGGACAAAAAGATTTATATAGCTTTTATGTAAGTTTTGATAATATCACTTGGATTGCAATTGCTAAAGATGTTGATGCAACAAATATCAGTACCCAAAGTGCAGGCGGTTTTGTGGGAACTTTAATAGGACTTTACGCTAAGAAAAAATGA
- a CDS encoding SusC/RagA family TonB-linked outer membrane protein, whose protein sequence is MKKTFQFRSVGLLLLFMIIPCGIFSQTIVKGTVTDDSNEPLVGVNIMEVGTKNGTVTNIDGKYELKISKENATLSFSYLGYKAKTVQTKGQQVINVVMEADAMNLNEVVVVGYGQMKKSDLTGSLVSVGSDAVTKSVSTSIDQVLQGRAAGVQVQQNSGMPGASTSVRIRGINSLNASTEPIYVIDGVIIDGGSTSSTNTNTNALASINPADIVSMDILKDASATAIYGARGSNGVVLITTKRGKKGEATINYNGYVGWQQIPTKLDVLNLQQYAAHRNTLAELGLINYNNSFVRPDLLGEGTDWQNELFNTAPMYNHNLSISGGSEQNTYNLTAGYFNQDGIAAGSGFKRLNLSGSFDSQVKSYLKAGLNLAFSNSHQKLTASDQSLVITALKTTPDVPVRNPDGSFAASDEDYMPTNPMALVELIDNNKETAGIRTNTYAEFTPKVVKGLSFRTELSLDYNFTNTYRFQPTYYLSATQFRDDNEGTYSKQYNKFWAWRNLLTYDRTFDVHKVTAMYGYEMQKSAWEYLAGSRTGYSTNTSTDLNLGDATTAANDGYSGATALLSNFGRLFYSYADKYLLTSTMRYDQSSKFAKGKRGGWFPSFALAWRVSSENFMKKLTAIDNLKLRFGWGEVGNQNIPSNYAYLAAYTVSTTNSWGNGLIAANAANPNLKWESTSSSNIGFDLNMFNSRIELIADFYYKKTDNLLMESSLPTYVGTSGQGSFNPPWVNLGSLENKGVELTLNTVNVHHREFQWRSNFVFTLNRNKMLSLNTQTGEYVRSIDNSNWGVTGSTVINRTIVGQPIGQFYGYQIIGRFEKATDFYYKDKDGNVKPVPVMEGLSIDEENGVWIGDYIYKDQNKDGVINEKDRVFIGNPEPKFTYGIGNTFTYGNFDLTVFLTGSYGNDVVNYARRYMENPRRNISNLFVSAIDYAKLGLIDSNGPNDYRNVQIVGGNSRMCRLPQSTATSDYDFAFSDRYIEDGSYLRIQNISLGYTLPRKWIGKMGISNLKIYGNLQNVYTFTKYSGYDPEVGMSYSGGNQLNGVDNGRYPSPRIYTVGVNVSF, encoded by the coding sequence ATGAAAAAAACCTTTCAATTTAGGTCTGTAGGACTTTTATTGTTGTTTATGATTATACCTTGTGGTATATTTTCACAAACAATTGTAAAAGGAACTGTTACGGACGACTCGAATGAACCATTAGTTGGTGTTAACATTATGGAAGTCGGTACGAAAAACGGTACGGTTACGAATATCGATGGAAAGTATGAGTTAAAAATCTCAAAGGAAAATGCAACGCTTAGTTTTAGTTATTTAGGTTATAAAGCTAAAACTGTTCAGACAAAAGGTCAGCAAGTGATTAACGTTGTTATGGAGGCGGATGCAATGAATCTTAATGAGGTTGTTGTAGTTGGATATGGTCAGATGAAAAAAAGTGATTTAACAGGTTCACTTGTATCTGTTGGCTCTGATGCCGTAACCAAATCTGTATCTACTTCTATCGATCAAGTATTACAAGGACGGGCTGCAGGTGTACAAGTGCAGCAAAATTCAGGTATGCCGGGTGCGAGTACTTCTGTTCGTATTCGAGGGATCAATTCCTTAAACGCATCTACGGAACCTATTTATGTAATAGACGGAGTGATTATCGATGGAGGTTCAACCAGTTCGACCAACACTAACACCAATGCTTTAGCTTCAATAAATCCTGCCGATATTGTTTCAATGGACATTTTGAAAGACGCTTCCGCCACGGCTATTTATGGTGCTCGCGGTTCCAATGGAGTTGTTTTAATTACCACTAAAAGAGGTAAAAAAGGAGAAGCAACAATCAACTATAATGGTTATGTAGGATGGCAGCAAATACCTACCAAATTGGATGTGTTGAATTTGCAACAATATGCTGCGCATCGAAATACCCTGGCAGAGTTAGGATTAATCAATTATAATAACAGTTTTGTTCGTCCTGATTTGTTGGGTGAAGGAACCGATTGGCAAAATGAATTGTTCAATACCGCTCCGATGTATAATCATAACCTTTCCATTTCAGGCGGAAGCGAACAAAACACTTATAATCTAACCGCTGGTTATTTCAATCAGGATGGTATTGCGGCCGGTTCCGGTTTCAAAAGATTGAACCTAAGCGGAAGTTTCGACTCACAAGTGAAAAGTTATTTGAAGGCAGGTCTGAATCTTGCATTTTCAAACTCTCATCAAAAACTTACAGCTTCCGACCAGTCATTAGTTATTACAGCACTCAAAACAACCCCTGATGTTCCTGTGCGTAATCCGGATGGTTCTTTTGCTGCGTCTGACGAAGATTATATGCCAACGAATCCTATGGCACTAGTAGAGTTGATAGATAATAACAAAGAAACTGCCGGTATCAGAACCAATACTTATGCTGAATTTACTCCTAAAGTTGTAAAAGGTTTGTCTTTCCGTACAGAGTTATCGCTCGATTATAATTTTACAAATACTTATCGTTTTCAGCCCACTTATTACCTGTCGGCAACTCAATTCAGAGACGATAATGAAGGAACTTATTCCAAGCAATATAATAAATTTTGGGCTTGGAGAAATCTTTTGACTTACGATCGTACTTTCGATGTGCATAAAGTAACAGCTATGTATGGTTACGAAATGCAAAAATCAGCATGGGAGTATTTGGCTGGTTCTCGTACCGGTTATTCTACAAATACTTCTACCGACTTAAATTTAGGTGATGCTACTACGGCTGCTAATGATGGATATTCCGGAGCAACTGCTCTTCTTTCTAATTTCGGACGTCTTTTCTATTCTTACGCCGACAAGTATTTGTTGACTTCTACAATGAGGTACGACCAATCATCCAAATTTGCCAAGGGAAAACGCGGTGGTTGGTTCCCGTCTTTTGCCTTAGCATGGAGGGTTTCGAGCGAAAATTTTATGAAAAAACTTACAGCTATCGATAATTTGAAACTCAGGTTTGGTTGGGGAGAAGTAGGAAATCAAAATATTCCTAGTAATTATGCATATCTTGCTGCATACACTGTTTCTACCACCAACAGTTGGGGAAATGGTTTAATCGCTGCTAACGCCGCAAATCCGAATCTGAAATGGGAATCGACTAGTTCAAGTAATATAGGTTTTGATTTAAATATGTTCAACAGTCGCATTGAACTGATTGCTGATTTTTATTATAAAAAAACCGACAACCTATTAATGGAATCATCTCTTCCTACGTATGTAGGTACATCAGGACAAGGTTCATTCAATCCTCCCTGGGTAAATTTAGGCTCATTAGAAAATAAGGGAGTTGAATTAACTTTGAATACTGTTAACGTACATCATAGAGAATTCCAGTGGAGAAGCAACTTTGTATTTACATTGAACCGAAACAAAATGCTCTCTCTTAATACACAGACAGGTGAATATGTTCGCTCTATTGATAATTCAAATTGGGGAGTTACCGGTTCCACTGTTATCAATCGTACTATTGTAGGACAACCTATCGGACAATTTTATGGTTATCAGATTATTGGACGTTTTGAAAAGGCAACCGATTTTTATTACAAAGATAAAGATGGAAACGTGAAACCTGTACCTGTTATGGAAGGGCTGTCTATTGATGAGGAGAACGGCGTGTGGATTGGTGATTATATATATAAAGACCAAAATAAAGATGGAGTAATTAATGAAAAGGATCGCGTATTTATTGGTAATCCTGAACCTAAATTTACTTACGGTATCGGTAATACATTTACTTACGGTAATTTCGATTTGACCGTTTTTTTGACCGGTTCTTACGGAAACGATGTGGTGAATTATGCTCGTCGCTATATGGAAAATCCTCGCCGAAATATTTCCAATCTGTTTGTGTCGGCTATAGATTATGCAAAGCTTGGATTGATCGACTCGAATGGACCAAACGATTATCGGAATGTACAAATTGTTGGAGGTAATTCCCGAATGTGCCGTTTACCGCAGTCAACAGCTACATCAGATTATGATTTTGCTTTCAGCGACCGTTATATAGAAGACGGTTCTTACCTGAGAATACAGAATATTTCTTTAGGATACACCCTTCCTAGAAAATGGATAGGCAAAATGGGCATTTCCAATCTTAAAATTTACGGAAACTTGCAAAATGTTTATACGTTTACCAAGTATTCGGGATACGATCCTGAAGTGGGTATGTCTTATAGTGGAGGCAATCAGTTGAATGGTGTAGATAATGGTCGATATCCTTCTCCGCGTATTTATACCGTGGGAGTTAATGTTTCGTTTTAA
- a CDS encoding RagB/SusD family protein has translation MKTRKIILPFILALTISFNSCSDFLDIKHNNIITGESLTEENLSSLTAPLYNKVWFDFNDKFYFGLGDGMSYNIYAPYSDYVYPFADLSVTGLTGPLVNAWASLYVVIQQSNNVIIAINESSAAEDVKKQYIAEARFMRGLAYWHVASLWGNAIISEDPAPFIANPVVNSNFQKDVFEFAIRDMEFAAKYLPETANQEGRVNRYSAFGMLSRFYLSYSGFVASNYGENPNVGTRDAAYLELAKKAAKKVIDFSSFKLMDNYPDLFKIENNNNSESMFAFQWVEGLSSSTGYGVINTHQAYFAFSSEITGDDAAWGAWTRCPYDAIKEYETTDTIRRKATWMGYGDHYPEINKANGGLTYTQNESGNSSTTLNIKKGVVGSNKDNPAVARMNSALDNYMLRLAEVYLNYAEAILGNDASTTDADALKYFNKVRTRAGLLAKSSISWEDIRHERRVEFCLEGRYWYDLLSRAYYKQQEVINYINNVQNRGTIPAFLFSAPNNLSIDPERDPGTRPVGTANASTFLLPYPESELIQNPKLDEAVPYTFTESRITDLFE, from the coding sequence ATGAAAACAAGAAAAATAATTTTACCGTTCATCCTTGCACTGACGATTTCATTTAACTCGTGTAGTGATTTCCTTGATATTAAACACAATAATATTATAACGGGAGAGAGTTTAACCGAAGAAAATCTTTCTTCACTTACTGCTCCTCTTTACAACAAGGTATGGTTCGATTTTAACGATAAGTTTTATTTTGGGTTGGGCGATGGAATGTCATACAACATCTACGCACCTTATTCCGATTATGTTTATCCTTTTGCTGATTTATCGGTGACAGGACTGACCGGACCACTCGTTAATGCTTGGGCTTCATTGTATGTGGTGATTCAGCAATCTAACAACGTGATTATAGCTATCAATGAAAGTTCTGCCGCTGAAGATGTAAAAAAACAATATATAGCGGAAGCTCGTTTTATGCGTGGTCTTGCTTATTGGCATGTAGCTTCATTATGGGGTAACGCCATTATTTCAGAAGACCCGGCGCCTTTTATTGCCAATCCTGTGGTTAATTCCAATTTTCAAAAAGATGTTTTTGAATTTGCTATTCGCGATATGGAATTTGCTGCCAAATATTTGCCCGAAACAGCAAATCAAGAAGGGAGAGTCAATCGTTACAGCGCTTTTGGCATGCTTTCTCGCTTCTATTTGTCTTATTCAGGATTTGTAGCTTCCAATTACGGTGAAAATCCCAATGTGGGTACGCGTGATGCTGCATATTTAGAATTGGCAAAAAAAGCAGCTAAAAAGGTAATCGATTTTAGTTCGTTCAAATTGATGGACAATTATCCCGATTTGTTTAAGATTGAAAACAACAACAATTCTGAATCGATGTTTGCTTTTCAGTGGGTGGAAGGTTTGAGTAGCAGTACCGGATATGGTGTTATTAATACGCATCAGGCTTATTTCGCTTTTAGCTCGGAAATTACAGGCGATGACGCCGCATGGGGTGCTTGGACTAGATGTCCTTACGATGCAATTAAAGAATATGAAACAACCGACACTATCCGTCGTAAAGCTACTTGGATGGGATACGGAGATCATTATCCCGAAATTAATAAAGCCAACGGAGGACTTACCTACACGCAAAATGAATCGGGCAATAGTTCAACAACACTTAACATTAAAAAAGGAGTGGTGGGTTCTAATAAAGATAATCCTGCTGTTGCACGAATGAATTCTGCTTTGGATAATTATATGTTACGTTTAGCAGAAGTATATCTTAATTATGCTGAAGCTATACTTGGCAACGATGCAAGTACTACTGATGCCGATGCTTTGAAATATTTCAACAAAGTTCGCACACGTGCCGGATTACTTGCAAAGTCCAGTATTTCTTGGGAGGATATTCGCCATGAACGCCGTGTTGAGTTTTGTCTTGAAGGACGTTATTGGTATGATTTATTAAGCCGCGCTTACTACAAGCAACAGGAAGTTATTAATTACATCAACAATGTTCAAAATAGAGGTACTATTCCTGCTTTTCTATTTAGCGCTCCCAACAACCTTAGTATTGATCCCGAGCGAGATCCGGGAACTCGTCCTGTGGGAACGGCAAATGCATCGACTTTCTTGCTTCCTTATCCCGAGTCAGAATTAATCCAAAATCCTAAATTGGATGAGGCTGTTCCTTATACTTTTACAGAAAGCAGAATTACTGATTTGTTTGAATAA